AGCGGTCGACGCAACGACCGCAGCAAGCTACCAGGAGGACTTGCGGACCCCCGGCAGGTATCCGGCGTGCGCCTGCTCCCGGAGGCCGACGCGGGAGAGGCCGAAGGCGCGGTAGTAGCCGCGCGGCCGCCCGTCCACCTGGTCCCGGTTGCGTACGCGCGTGGCGCTGGCGTCCCGTGGCTGCCGGTCCAGCTCCTGCCGGGCGGCGATCCGTTCGGCGTCCGTCGAGGA
Above is a window of Streptomyces sp. NBC_00490 DNA encoding:
- the rpsN gene encoding 30S ribosomal protein S14: MAKKSKIAKNEKRQEIVARYAGRRAELKEIIRRPSSTDAERIAARQELDRQPRDASATRVRNRDQVDGRPRGYYRAFGLSRVGLREQAHAGYLPGVRKSSW